One window of Polynucleobacter sp. HIN5 genomic DNA carries:
- the dcd gene encoding dCTP deaminase yields MTIKSDHWIRRMAEGGMISPFEPGQIRTNAAGQKIVSYGTSSYGYDIRCANEFKIFTNINSTIVDPKQFDEKSFVDFKGDVCIIPPNSFALARTVEYFKIPRNVLTICVGKSTYARCGIIVNVTPFEPEWEGYVTLEFSNTTPLPAKIYAGEGCAQVLFFESDEVCGTSYKDRGGKYQGQHGVTLPKT; encoded by the coding sequence ATGACTATTAAATCTGACCATTGGATCCGCCGGATGGCCGAAGGGGGCATGATCAGCCCCTTTGAGCCTGGCCAAATTCGGACGAACGCCGCAGGGCAAAAAATTGTGAGTTATGGCACATCAAGTTATGGCTATGATATTCGATGCGCAAATGAGTTCAAGATCTTCACGAATATCAACAGCACGATTGTGGATCCGAAGCAATTTGATGAAAAATCATTTGTGGATTTCAAGGGTGATGTCTGTATCATCCCCCCCAATTCCTTTGCCTTGGCAAGAACGGTGGAGTATTTCAAGATCCCTCGCAATGTATTAACCATATGCGTAGGCAAGAGTACCTATGCGCGTTGCGGAATCATCGTTAACGTCACGCCATTTGAACCTGAGTGGGAAGGTTATGTCACCCTGGAGTTTTCGAATACCACTCCATTACCAGCCAAAATTTATGCTGGCGAGGGCTGTGCTCAAGTCCTTTTCTTTGAGAGCGATGAAGTATGCGGCACCTCTTACAAAGATCGTGGCGGTAAGTACCAAGGCCAACACGGCGTTACCCTACCCAAAACCTAA
- a CDS encoding formate dehydrogenase accessory sulfurtransferase FdhD, giving the protein MTNASVPVVHEVTIIDELGRQKTTFIPGERSLTIYLDKREVVTLMTLGSAPEALVLGYLRNQRLVESAEDIESIQVDWDTDSVAVKTRRSTVDIDAITSKRVVTTGCGQGTMFGGLMEDMAQIRLPEGPKLHQAAIVDLLEQIRAHETIYKKAGSVHACAVFERAGDDRVRLLHLIEDVGRHNAVDSISGLLWLAKRHGEELIFFTTGRLTSEMVIKGAQMGIPFLLTRSGVTQMGLELAKKTHLTLLSRCSGKHFEIYNAPERVVFQTP; this is encoded by the coding sequence ATGACCAATGCCTCGGTACCGGTGGTTCATGAGGTAACGATTATCGATGAGTTAGGGCGTCAGAAAACAACCTTTATTCCAGGGGAGCGCTCGCTCACGATCTACTTAGATAAGCGCGAAGTAGTGACCCTCATGACCTTGGGTTCTGCCCCCGAGGCCTTGGTCTTGGGTTATTTACGCAACCAACGATTGGTGGAATCGGCTGAGGATATTGAGAGTATTCAGGTCGATTGGGACACCGATTCGGTGGCGGTCAAGACCCGCCGAAGCACCGTCGATATTGATGCGATTACCAGTAAGCGGGTGGTAACCACGGGCTGTGGTCAAGGAACCATGTTCGGTGGACTGATGGAGGACATGGCTCAAATTCGGCTGCCAGAGGGCCCCAAGCTTCACCAAGCGGCGATTGTGGATCTATTAGAGCAAATCCGGGCTCACGAAACCATTTACAAAAAAGCCGGCTCTGTACATGCCTGCGCCGTCTTTGAGCGCGCGGGAGACGATCGGGTCAGACTCTTGCATCTGATTGAGGATGTGGGGCGACACAATGCGGTTGATTCTATTTCAGGCTTACTCTGGTTGGCTAAGCGCCATGGTGAGGAACTCATCTTCTTTACGACCGGGCGCCTAACCTCTGAGATGGTGATCAAAGGGGCTCAGATGGGCATTCCCTTTCTGCTCACCCGTTCCGGAGTCACGCAGATGGGTTTGGAGTTGGCTAAAAAGACCCATTTAACCTTGCTCTCGCGCTGCTCCGGTAAGCACTTTGAGATTTACAACGCCCCGGAGCGTGTGGTTTTTCAGACACCTTAG
- the metG gene encoding methionine--tRNA ligase, giving the protein MRQLLVTSALPYANGQIHIGHLVEYVQTDIWVRFQRMRGHEVHYVGADDTHGTPIMLRAEKEGITPKELIDKVWHEHKRDFDHFLISFDHYYTTDSPENEQLSRDIYLKLRDAGLIEKRSIEQAYDPVKEMFLPDRFIKGNCPKCGAADQYGDSCEKCGATYAPTDLKNPYSVVSGATPVRKVSDHYFFKLSDPRCEAFLRDWTQVKTPLQSEAKNKMKEWVGTEGDSKLGDWDISRDAPYFGFEIPDAPGKYFYVWLDAPIGYYASFLKYCKERGLDFANWVKPDSTTEQYHFIGKDILYFHTLFWPATLHFSGYRTPTNVYAHGFLTVDGEKMSKSRGTLISANSVIEAGLNPEWFRYYFATKLNATMEDLDLNLHDFVARVNSDLLGKYINIASRTAGFLVKRFEGRVIDAAMAHPLLESIANASDSIADLYETREFAKAVRQIMELADLVNAYVDENKPWELAKDPQGSNKLHEVCSVILESFRRLSLYLKPVLPNLVTQVEEFLSIPPMQWQDIGKSLKSNSAIQPYRHLMTRVEPTQVDTLLELNR; this is encoded by the coding sequence ATGCGTCAACTGCTCGTTACCTCCGCCCTACCCTACGCCAATGGCCAGATCCATATTGGGCATCTCGTGGAATACGTACAAACGGATATCTGGGTTCGGTTCCAAAGAATGCGTGGCCATGAGGTGCATTACGTCGGTGCCGACGATACCCACGGTACTCCGATCATGCTACGAGCTGAAAAAGAAGGAATTACCCCGAAAGAACTGATCGATAAGGTGTGGCATGAACACAAGCGGGATTTCGATCACTTTCTCATCTCCTTTGATCATTACTACACCACCGATAGTCCTGAAAATGAGCAGTTGTCTCGGGATATTTATCTGAAGCTGCGGGATGCCGGACTAATTGAAAAACGGTCCATTGAACAAGCCTATGATCCTGTCAAAGAAATGTTTTTACCAGATCGCTTCATTAAAGGTAATTGCCCTAAATGTGGAGCGGCTGATCAGTATGGTGACTCGTGTGAAAAGTGTGGTGCCACCTATGCACCCACCGATCTCAAAAATCCATACTCTGTAGTGAGTGGCGCCACGCCGGTTCGTAAAGTCTCGGATCATTATTTTTTCAAGCTCTCGGATCCACGCTGCGAAGCATTCTTACGCGATTGGACTCAGGTGAAAACCCCGCTTCAGAGTGAAGCCAAGAACAAGATGAAAGAGTGGGTGGGTACCGAGGGTGATAGCAAACTTGGGGACTGGGATATCTCGCGTGACGCGCCCTACTTTGGCTTTGAAATCCCCGACGCGCCCGGTAAATATTTTTATGTCTGGCTTGATGCTCCCATTGGCTATTACGCGAGCTTCCTAAAGTATTGCAAGGAACGAGGCCTTGATTTTGCAAACTGGGTCAAGCCTGATAGCACGACTGAGCAATACCACTTCATCGGTAAAGACATTTTGTATTTTCATACGCTCTTTTGGCCTGCGACCTTGCACTTTTCTGGCTATCGCACACCCACCAATGTTTATGCTCACGGATTCTTAACCGTGGATGGCGAGAAGATGAGTAAATCGCGCGGTACGCTCATATCTGCAAACAGTGTGATTGAGGCGGGCCTGAACCCAGAGTGGTTCCGCTACTACTTTGCGACCAAGTTAAATGCGACTATGGAAGATCTTGATCTGAACCTTCACGATTTTGTGGCACGCGTGAATAGCGACCTCTTGGGAAAGTACATCAACATTGCTAGTCGTACCGCTGGATTTTTAGTCAAGCGCTTTGAGGGTCGAGTCATCGATGCGGCGATGGCCCATCCATTACTGGAATCGATTGCCAATGCGAGTGACTCGATTGCTGATCTATATGAAACTCGCGAATTTGCAAAAGCGGTACGCCAAATTATGGAGCTCGCAGACCTGGTCAATGCCTACGTCGATGAAAACAAGCCCTGGGAACTTGCTAAGGATCCCCAAGGGTCAAACAAACTACATGAAGTGTGCAGTGTCATCCTAGAATCCTTTCGGCGTTTGAGTTTGTACTTAAAGCCTGTCTTACCAAATCTTGTTACTCAAGTTGAAGAATTTTTGTCCATTCCACCAATGCAATGGCAGGATATCGGCAAATCATTAAAGAGTAATTCTGCAATTCAACCCTATCGCCATTTAATGACCCGGGTCGAGCCGACACAGGTGGATACGCTTCTCGAATTAAATCGCTGA
- a CDS encoding DUF3460 family protein has translation MKKYKSQATLFLEKLKSQNPQLEQAQREGRALLWDKPALSPDEIRRNQLAKVKQRAYVYGND, from the coding sequence ATGAAGAAATATAAATCTCAAGCGACCTTGTTTTTAGAAAAACTCAAGTCTCAAAATCCCCAACTGGAACAAGCGCAGCGTGAAGGTCGTGCTCTTCTGTGGGATAAGCCCGCATTGAGTCCTGATGAGATCCGCCGTAACCAACTGGCTAAAGTCAAGCAACGCGCTTACGTGTATGGCAATGACTGA
- a CDS encoding segregation and condensation protein A translates to MTEELESLPNGPSEEKIDGLSSAFAKLYGEPLFQLPNDLYIPPDALEVFLEAFEGPLDLLLYLIRKQNFNVLDIPMAEVTQQYLSYIDQIRHHNLELAAEYLLMAAMLIEIKSRMLLPMKKADSDEEVEDPRAELVRRLLEYERMKLAAQELDRIPQVGRDFQVAHGYVDTSVAVTWPEVNLEDLQMAWRDVLHRAKLNQHHTITREQLSVRDFMTRILRRLQNTRFVEFSELFEDAIRSGNGVPVIVVNFIAMLELSRESLIEITQAEPYAPIYVRLAYTPSA, encoded by the coding sequence ATGACTGAGGAGCTCGAGTCGCTCCCCAATGGTCCATCAGAAGAAAAAATTGATGGCTTAAGCTCTGCCTTTGCCAAGCTGTATGGCGAACCGCTGTTTCAGTTACCAAATGATTTATATATTCCGCCAGATGCTCTGGAGGTTTTTCTAGAAGCCTTTGAGGGTCCACTGGATTTGCTGCTGTATCTAATTCGTAAACAGAATTTCAATGTCCTCGATATTCCAATGGCCGAGGTCACGCAGCAGTACCTCAGTTATATCGACCAAATCCGTCATCACAATCTTGAACTGGCGGCCGAGTATCTGCTAATGGCAGCGATGCTCATTGAGATTAAATCGCGCATGCTCTTGCCCATGAAAAAAGCAGACAGTGATGAAGAAGTCGAAGATCCGCGTGCCGAGCTGGTGCGGCGCTTACTGGAATACGAGCGCATGAAATTGGCTGCTCAAGAGCTTGATCGCATACCCCAGGTGGGTCGTGACTTTCAGGTGGCTCATGGCTATGTCGATACCAGCGTTGCAGTCACATGGCCCGAGGTCAACCTTGAGGATTTACAAATGGCCTGGCGGGACGTATTACATCGAGCCAAACTCAATCAACACCACACCATTACACGCGAGCAGTTATCGGTTCGCGACTTTATGACGCGCATCTTGCGGCGCCTACAAAACACCCGCTTTGTCGAGTTCAGCGAACTCTTTGAGGATGCGATTCGGTCAGGCAATGGTGTGCCAGTGATTGTGGTGAACTTCATTGCGATGCTTGAACTCTCCCGTGAATCCCTCATTGAAATCACGCAAGCCGAGCCCTACGCGCCCATATACGTCCGACTGGCCTATACCCCAAGCGCATGA
- the panC gene encoding pantoate--beta-alanine ligase, protein MKIVTDIQELRDQLRGQNRASFVPTMGNLHEGHLSLMRIARQHGDPVIASIFVNRLQFGPHEDFDQYPRTLEADAEKLEKEGVYVLFAPTEKVLYPEPQEYRVDPPKQLGDILEGEFRPGFFKGVCTVVLKLFSCVQPRVAIFGKKDYQQLMIIRQMAHQFALPVEIVAGETIRADDGLALSSRNAYLNDTERAEAPHLQASLQQLRLDVLDAIHRAGQPLDESLRELEKKTADTLTQRGWQPDYIAIRKRTDLLAPSNDDLLAKKELVILAAAKLGKTRLIDNLEI, encoded by the coding sequence ATGAAGATCGTTACCGATATTCAAGAACTGCGCGACCAGTTGCGCGGCCAAAATCGTGCCTCTTTTGTGCCTACCATGGGTAATTTGCATGAAGGGCATCTCTCCTTAATGCGCATTGCAAGGCAGCACGGTGATCCAGTAATTGCCAGTATTTTTGTGAATCGCCTGCAATTTGGTCCTCATGAAGATTTTGATCAATACCCGCGCACTCTAGAGGCGGATGCCGAGAAGCTTGAGAAGGAAGGGGTTTATGTACTCTTTGCCCCTACTGAGAAGGTCTTGTATCCCGAGCCACAGGAATACCGGGTTGATCCACCCAAGCAATTGGGCGATATTTTGGAAGGCGAGTTCCGTCCGGGATTCTTTAAAGGGGTTTGTACCGTTGTCTTGAAATTATTCTCATGCGTACAGCCACGCGTTGCGATCTTTGGGAAAAAGGACTATCAGCAATTAATGATTATTCGGCAGATGGCCCATCAATTTGCTTTGCCCGTTGAGATTGTGGCAGGCGAAACCATTCGCGCTGATGATGGGCTAGCGCTATCCTCGCGCAATGCCTATCTAAATGATACCGAGCGTGCGGAGGCCCCTCATTTGCAAGCCAGTCTGCAACAACTTCGGCTAGATGTTTTGGATGCCATTCATCGCGCCGGTCAGCCTCTAGATGAATCCCTGCGTGAGCTTGAGAAAAAGACTGCAGACACTTTGACACAACGCGGCTGGCAGCCCGACTACATCGCGATTCGTAAGCGCACTGATTTATTAGCGCCCAGCAACGATGATTTACTGGCGAAGAAAGAGTTGGTCATTTTGGCGGCTGCCAAACTTGGCAAGACCCGCCTGATTGATAATCTCGAGATCTAA
- a CDS encoding methionyl-tRNA formyltransferase, which produces MRVALIGSQDFGKAALEAFLERGDEVVAVFCPPDNPKATKAEILKETALARGLNMLQFPSLKGPEAANAMRDSKADICVMAYVLQFVPQDLVKIPRFGTIQYHPSLLPRYRGPSAIGWSIALGETKTGLTIFRPSDGLDEGEIILQKEVPIGPDDTLGQVYFNHLFPLGIKALLEAADLVAVGKHQEMVQDESQANYEGWFDQAAARIHWSNHVSQIYNLIRACNPAPGAWTALNGEKVQIYDVRKHVTPTFGSVKGKPGEVVEISPDSFKVACHGGQIEVLKAKAGKGSKVSGAECASAAGIQVGQFFDA; this is translated from the coding sequence ATGCGCGTTGCACTCATTGGCAGTCAGGATTTTGGTAAAGCCGCACTAGAGGCTTTTCTGGAGCGTGGAGATGAGGTGGTGGCAGTGTTCTGTCCACCCGATAATCCGAAGGCCACCAAGGCCGAGATCCTAAAAGAAACCGCTTTGGCTCGGGGCCTCAATATGCTCCAGTTTCCAAGTCTCAAAGGGCCCGAGGCTGCCAATGCGATGCGCGACAGCAAAGCGGATATTTGTGTGATGGCCTATGTATTGCAATTTGTACCGCAGGATTTAGTGAAGATCCCACGCTTTGGCACGATTCAGTATCACCCATCGCTATTGCCAAGATACCGTGGTCCTAGCGCCATCGGTTGGTCGATTGCATTGGGTGAGACCAAAACTGGATTAACCATCTTTAGGCCTTCCGATGGTTTAGATGAAGGCGAAATCATTTTGCAAAAGGAAGTACCAATTGGTCCAGATGACACCCTGGGTCAGGTGTACTTTAATCACCTCTTCCCATTGGGGATCAAGGCATTACTGGAGGCCGCTGACCTCGTAGCTGTCGGTAAGCATCAAGAAATGGTGCAAGATGAGTCGCAAGCGAACTACGAAGGGTGGTTTGATCAAGCCGCCGCTCGGATTCATTGGTCCAATCATGTGAGCCAAATCTATAACTTGATTCGGGCATGTAACCCAGCCCCAGGTGCATGGACTGCGCTCAACGGTGAGAAGGTTCAGATCTATGACGTGCGTAAGCATGTCACCCCGACCTTCGGATCGGTTAAAGGGAAACCTGGCGAAGTGGTTGAGATAAGCCCAGACTCATTTAAGGTCGCTTGCCATGGCGGGCAGATTGAGGTTCTGAAAGCCAAAGCAGGAAAAGGTTCTAAAGTTTCTGGTGCTGAGTGTGCCAGTGCGGCTGGTATTCAAGTTGGCCAGTTCTTTGACGCTTAA
- the frc gene encoding formyl-CoA transferase: MAKALEGIKVLDFTHVQSGPTCTQLLAWFGADVIKVERSGEGDATRNQLQDIPDADSLYFTMLNHNKRSITVNTKTPEGKDILERLIKQCDVLVENFAPGALDRMGFTWQRIQELNPRMIMASIKGFGPGPYEDCKVYENVAQCAGGSASTTGFDDGPPMVTGAQIGDSGTGLHLALGIVTALYHRTHSGKGQKVDAAMQDAVLNLCRVKLRDQQRLDRNGTMQEYPQFPNGKFGDAVPRAGNASGGGQPGWILKCKGWETDPNSYIYIVVQAAVWEAICKVIGREDWLTDTDYASPMARLPRLMSIFAEIEKWTMTKTKFEVMNTLNQYDVPCGPILSMKEIAEEPALRATGTVVEVDHPIRGKYLTVGNPIKLSDSPTEVTRSPLLGEHTDEILQELGFNIDDLIDLRHKKVI; encoded by the coding sequence ATGGCTAAAGCACTTGAGGGGATTAAGGTCCTCGACTTTACGCACGTTCAATCTGGGCCGACGTGCACCCAGCTACTCGCTTGGTTTGGAGCGGATGTCATCAAGGTGGAGCGCTCGGGCGAGGGCGATGCAACACGTAATCAACTCCAAGATATACCCGATGCCGATAGCTTGTATTTCACGATGCTCAATCACAACAAGCGCTCCATTACCGTGAATACCAAAACACCAGAAGGTAAAGATATTCTGGAGCGTCTGATTAAGCAGTGTGATGTCCTGGTTGAAAACTTTGCACCGGGCGCCCTCGATCGAATGGGATTTACTTGGCAACGTATTCAAGAACTCAACCCCCGCATGATCATGGCCTCGATTAAGGGATTTGGACCTGGGCCTTACGAAGATTGCAAGGTGTATGAGAACGTTGCGCAATGCGCTGGCGGGTCTGCATCAACCACAGGCTTTGATGATGGCCCCCCGATGGTAACGGGTGCACAGATTGGTGATAGCGGCACTGGTTTGCATTTGGCGCTTGGTATTGTGACCGCGCTTTATCATCGTACCCACTCTGGAAAGGGGCAAAAGGTCGATGCCGCCATGCAAGACGCGGTTCTCAATCTCTGCCGCGTCAAACTTCGTGACCAACAGCGCTTGGATCGTAATGGCACGATGCAAGAGTATCCACAGTTTCCTAACGGTAAGTTTGGTGATGCGGTTCCCCGTGCTGGTAATGCTTCTGGCGGTGGCCAGCCTGGCTGGATTCTAAAGTGCAAGGGTTGGGAAACCGATCCTAATTCCTATATCTATATTGTGGTTCAGGCTGCAGTGTGGGAAGCGATTTGTAAAGTGATTGGACGTGAAGATTGGCTTACTGACACCGATTACGCATCTCCTATGGCTCGTTTGCCGCGTCTCATGAGCATCTTTGCAGAGATTGAGAAATGGACCATGACCAAGACAAAGTTTGAGGTCATGAATACGCTCAATCAGTACGATGTGCCTTGTGGCCCAATTCTCTCCATGAAAGAGATTGCTGAAGAACCTGCCTTGCGTGCCACTGGTACGGTGGTGGAAGTCGATCACCCCATTCGTGGCAAGTATTTAACCGTTGGTAACCCGATCAAATTGTCCGATAGCCCTACCGAGGTTACCCGTTCACCACTATTGGGTGAGCACACCGATGAGATCTTGCAAGAACTTGGCTTTAATATCGATGATCTAATTGATTTACGACATAAGAAAGTCATCTAA
- a CDS encoding PAS domain-containing protein yields MKYEVDLDQLIQVIGDAVVVSDVAGKITLWNRAAEEMFGYTAAEVLGRNLDIITPERFRARHWDGYHHSMETGTTKYGKQTLRVPAIHKDGHTLSIAFTVAMLHDEDRQVSGVVAVIRDETARFLEEKELKKRLLELESKPEA; encoded by the coding sequence ATGAAGTATGAAGTTGACCTTGATCAGCTGATTCAGGTGATTGGTGATGCTGTTGTGGTGTCCGATGTGGCAGGCAAAATCACGTTATGGAATCGCGCTGCCGAAGAGATGTTTGGATATACCGCCGCAGAGGTATTAGGACGAAACCTTGACATCATTACCCCTGAGCGATTCAGAGCGCGTCATTGGGATGGTTATCACCATTCCATGGAAACGGGCACTACGAAATACGGGAAGCAGACCCTGCGAGTACCGGCTATTCACAAAGATGGCCATACCTTGTCGATCGCATTTACGGTTGCCATGCTCCATGATGAAGACCGTCAAGTGAGCGGTGTCGTTGCGGTAATTCGAGATGAAACCGCTCGATTCTTGGAAGAAAAAGAGCTTAAAAAGCGCCTGCTCGAGCTGGAATCCAAGCCAGAGGCTTGA
- the frc gene encoding formyl-CoA transferase, whose product MSKPLDGIRIIDFTHVQAGPACTQLLGFYGADVIKVERPGSGDVTRSQLRDIPDADALYFTMLNGNKRSLTLDTKTPEGKEVLEKLIKVSDVMVENFGPGALDRMGFSWDRIMELNPKMILASVKGFSDGHSYEDLKVYENVAQCAGGAASTTGFWDGPPTVSAAALGDSNTGMHLAIGILTALMHRQKTGKGQKVACSMQDAVLNLCRVKLRDQQRLDRVGYLEEYPQYPHGKFSDVVPRGGNAGGGGQPGWVLKCKGWETDPNAYIYFTIQGHAWEPITKALGKPEWATDPAYMTAQARQDKIFDIFATIEDWLKDKTKYEAVDILRKFDIPCAPVLSMKEIAESPDLRASGSIVEVDHKVRGKYLTIGSPIKFSDLEIEVKPSPVLGEHTDEVLSDLGYSKDQIAQLHAAKAV is encoded by the coding sequence ATGAGTAAACCACTAGACGGAATTCGGATTATCGATTTCACCCACGTACAAGCAGGTCCTGCTTGCACCCAATTGCTCGGCTTTTATGGTGCCGACGTGATTAAAGTAGAGCGTCCTGGTTCAGGCGACGTGACCCGTAGTCAGTTGCGTGACATTCCGGATGCCGATGCCTTGTATTTCACGATGCTCAATGGCAATAAGCGTTCTTTAACCTTGGATACCAAAACTCCTGAGGGCAAAGAAGTGCTCGAGAAGTTGATCAAGGTTTCTGATGTGATGGTTGAGAACTTTGGCCCAGGCGCCTTAGATCGCATGGGATTCTCATGGGATCGCATTATGGAATTGAATCCCAAGATGATCTTGGCTTCCGTAAAAGGTTTCTCAGACGGTCACTCGTACGAGGATCTAAAAGTGTATGAGAACGTTGCTCAGTGCGCTGGCGGTGCAGCATCGACCACCGGTTTCTGGGATGGTCCTCCCACCGTATCTGCGGCTGCATTGGGCGACAGCAATACCGGTATGCACTTGGCAATTGGTATCTTGACCGCCCTGATGCACCGTCAAAAGACTGGCAAAGGCCAGAAAGTGGCTTGCTCGATGCAAGATGCTGTATTGAACCTCTGCCGTGTGAAGTTGCGTGATCAACAGCGTTTGGATCGTGTTGGCTACCTCGAAGAGTATCCACAGTATCCCCATGGCAAGTTTAGTGATGTCGTACCCCGTGGCGGTAACGCCGGTGGTGGTGGTCAGCCTGGCTGGGTCTTAAAGTGCAAAGGTTGGGAAACCGATCCAAATGCCTACATCTATTTCACGATTCAAGGTCACGCTTGGGAGCCAATTACCAAGGCTCTTGGCAAACCAGAGTGGGCAACTGATCCAGCCTATATGACTGCGCAAGCACGTCAAGACAAGATTTTTGACATCTTCGCAACCATCGAAGATTGGCTCAAAGACAAGACCAAGTACGAAGCCGTTGATATCTTGCGCAAGTTTGATATTCCATGTGCACCCGTACTCTCGATGAAAGAGATTGCCGAGTCACCTGATTTGCGTGCCAGCGGTTCCATCGTGGAAGTGGATCATAAAGTCCGCGGCAAGTACCTCACGATTGGTAGCCCCATTAAGTTCTCCGATCTGGAGATTGAAGTGAAGCCATCCCCAGTATTGGGTGAGCACACCGATGAAGTTCTATCGGATCTTGGCTACAGCAAAGACCAAATTGCTCAGTTGCATGCGGCAAAAGCGGTTTAA
- the oxc gene encoding oxalyl-CoA decarboxylase produces MLTATKEHSANVAAEETPLTDGFHLVIDALKANDIDTIFGLVGIPITDLARLAQAEGMRFIGFRHEQHAGNAAAIAGYMTQKPGICLTVSAPGFLNGLTALANATTNCFPMILISGSSEREIVDLQQGDYEEMDQLNAAKPYAKASYRINKAEDIAIGVARAIRAAVSGRPGGVYLDLPAQLLGQSIPAQKGKESLFRVIDAAPKQIPAPDAIKRAIDVLKNAKRPLILLGKGAAYAQADQEIKDLVEKSGIPYLPMSMAKGLLPDTHPQCASAARSFVLAEADAVMLVGARLNWLLAHGKGKTWGNHLKKFIQIDIAATEIDSNVPIAAPVIGDVGSCVTEILKQIGSVPKPSAEWMNAINEKKDKNIAKMEETLSKNPSPMNFHSALRAIREVVKANPDVNIVNEGANTLDYARSIVNMYKPRKRFDSGTWGIMGIGMGYAIGAAVVSKQPVIAIEGDSAFGFSGMELETICRYNLPIITVVFNNNGVYRGTDVNPTGGADVAPTVFVKNARYDKMMEAFGGVGYNVTTPEELTDALNKSLASGKPTVINAVIDETAGTESGRLTNLNPASTATKK; encoded by the coding sequence ATGTTGACAGCTACGAAAGAGCATTCTGCCAATGTCGCTGCAGAAGAGACCCCATTAACCGACGGTTTCCATTTGGTGATCGATGCCCTTAAGGCTAACGATATCGACACCATTTTTGGACTAGTTGGTATTCCAATTACCGATTTAGCGCGCTTGGCTCAAGCTGAAGGTATGCGCTTTATTGGATTTCGCCACGAACAGCATGCAGGGAATGCTGCAGCGATTGCCGGTTACATGACCCAAAAACCTGGTATTTGCTTAACCGTATCAGCGCCTGGATTCTTAAATGGTTTGACTGCTCTAGCAAATGCAACCACCAACTGCTTTCCCATGATCTTGATTTCTGGATCAAGCGAGCGTGAGATTGTGGACTTGCAGCAGGGTGACTATGAAGAGATGGATCAGTTAAATGCTGCTAAGCCCTATGCCAAAGCCTCCTACCGGATTAATAAGGCAGAAGACATTGCCATTGGTGTCGCGCGTGCGATTCGTGCTGCGGTATCGGGGCGTCCAGGCGGCGTGTACCTTGACCTACCTGCACAGTTGCTAGGGCAAAGTATTCCAGCTCAAAAAGGAAAAGAATCGTTATTCCGTGTGATCGACGCAGCACCAAAGCAAATTCCTGCTCCAGACGCCATCAAGCGTGCGATCGATGTTTTGAAAAACGCCAAGCGGCCTTTGATTCTGTTGGGTAAAGGCGCTGCTTATGCACAAGCTGATCAAGAGATCAAAGATTTGGTTGAGAAATCAGGCATTCCTTATTTGCCAATGTCGATGGCAAAAGGTTTATTACCCGATACCCATCCACAGTGCGCATCCGCAGCGCGTTCATTTGTATTGGCAGAAGCCGATGCCGTGATGTTGGTTGGCGCCCGCTTAAATTGGTTATTGGCTCACGGTAAAGGTAAAACCTGGGGCAATCATTTGAAGAAATTTATTCAGATTGATATTGCAGCAACTGAAATTGATAGCAACGTTCCAATTGCAGCCCCTGTCATTGGTGATGTTGGCTCCTGTGTGACCGAGATCTTGAAGCAAATTGGCAGCGTTCCCAAGCCCAGTGCTGAGTGGATGAATGCGATCAATGAGAAAAAAGATAAGAACATTGCCAAGATGGAGGAGACGCTCTCCAAGAATCCTTCCCCAATGAACTTTCACAGTGCATTGCGTGCCATTCGTGAGGTGGTGAAGGCTAATCCTGATGTCAATATCGTGAACGAAGGCGCCAATACCCTTGACTATGCTCGCAGCATCGTCAATATGTACAAGCCACGTAAGCGTTTTGATTCCGGAACTTGGGGCATCATGGGCATTGGTATGGGCTACGCCATCGGCGCAGCGGTTGTTAGCAAGCAGCCGGTGATTGCGATCGAGGGCGATAGCGCGTTTGGCTTTAGTGGCATGGAGCTCGAAACCATCTGCCGTTATAACTTGCCAATCATTACCGTGGTATTTAATAACAACGGTGTTTACCGTGGTACCGATGTGAACCCCACGGGTGGTGCCGATGTTGCTCCAACTGTGTTTGTGAAGAATGCCCGTTACGACAAGATGATGGAGGCGTTTGGTGGCGTTGGATACAACGTTACTACTCCCGAGGAGTTGACTGATGCATTGAACAAGTCACTCGCCTCTGGTAAGCCTACTGTTATTAATGCCGTGATTGACGAAACTGCCGGAACTGAGAGTGGTCGTTTAACCAATCTCAACCCAGCTTCTACTGCAACCAAGAAGTAA